The following are from one region of the Cryptococcus deuterogattii R265 chromosome 8, complete sequence genome:
- a CDS encoding specific RNA polymerase II transcription factor, whose amino-acid sequence MLNPLVAATFAGGNKNYHRDNSAAPLNMLSHPPSRLSPPPYSMSASSSSHKLPLAEAGSSATATYPTQLPQTATPLTETKKQGQNLPKRGYRACTNCRLRKARCDLGDVNAPSEPPCSRCRREQRDCVFLPSKRRRRTSVADPAQREGSLDLPQAEIYPAQAATRPSSANAHSTGTQGAPNVSQALHQQGPPLASTSVVDPSFPLLPQQAPNKDDSSGRMSFTQTGIWNDAVQHTTGAEDQGKHHVILGPATYPTMHSVSSTQHHTGTNTPGSLGGSSGASTTALSPPYRSKKRKTEPSNRKIVNANLSNEMDALEILANAATDGDDEGEDNKRKQLHDPKKVTWKVGEEDKAPMRELSEFHLIKAGILDEHGLHAMVDNFFRFYHPALPIFQTARIPRCREQLLDLAHNDTFLLTCIVAVASRHPSDSRYKDVHDRTWSVIRDAMSDYSFNGLPGSVGFVEGVLLLAEHLPRERGTPPRGTSVDMLAGPGTESAGVHGTDNRRSWSLIGLAIRAAYLLGLDQISLEIDESSRTPDAERARSVWTWCYLYDRTIGLRTGLAFWSRGPALCFVGYSHISQTGEIAARLNFPLQLSPGAELDGTAHDDSASLMQSLVELTQVMTNAHDILYPSKLRTEVLVKQGEYFLFLDHFRRALDSYRTIWKPKQWSNRTLEELSWMTFHYVRLYISSFGYSAHIKRAQWRGEKDFFIGRDGSRQAVQLFPRGSATSPDALYIYDSIAAANEILHIALRLAQMGSLRYLPSRYLINISYAAVFALKSSYSGAVEEKDMHRIRELVDHVCTGLVLSCPDKDHPAVRYGQMLRMLSKRLEELHDASAVPSRYPTPEPIETSTNSNASPQTSHDQSSVFPWPAPANASTENSAPTPAFQLPPFPDMSFLTNSQVNPEYLGGNNAANSEQEAMFDCGDTNFDFDLKGFWDDFTLGEGSGFPFR is encoded by the exons ATGTTGAACCCGTTAGTGGCTGCAACATTTGCCGGGGGAAACAAGAACTACCACAGGGATAACTCCGCTGCGCCTCTCAACATGCTCTCCCACCCACCCTCCAGACTTTCCCCGCCTCCTTACAGCAtgtcagcttcttcatccagcCACAAACTGCCCCTGGCAGAGGCAGGTTCGTCCGCGACCGCCACCTATCCCACACAGCTGCCTCAAACAGCCACACCACTCAcggagacgaagaagcaggGCCAGAACCTTCCTAAACGAGGTTACCGGGCTTGT ACTAACTGTCGACTCAGAAAAGCTCGTTGCGACC TTGGGGATGTAAACGCCCCTTCAGAACCTCCCTGCTCGCGTTGTCGAAGGGAGCAGCGCGACTGTGTGTTTCTTCCTAGC AAACGGCGTCGCAGAACATCTGTAGCTGACCCTGCTCAACGGGAAGGATCATTGGACCTTCCACAGGCTGAAATTTATCCTGCCCAAGCAGCAACAAGGCCCTCAAGTGCCAATGCACATTCAACCGGGACTCAAGGTGCTCCCAATGTGTCCCAGGCTCTCCATCAACAAGGCCCCCCTCTTGCTTCAACTTCGGTTGTGgatccttctttccccctGCTTCCCCAGCAGGCTCCCAATAAGGATGATTCCTCCGGGAGGATGTCCTTCACGCAAACCGGCATCTGGAACGACGCCGTGCAACATACCACCGGTGCtgaagatcaaggaaaaCACCACGTCATTCTCGGTCCTGCTACCTATCCGACCATGCATTCTGTGAGTTCAACCCAACACCACACTGGTACCAATACTCCGGGTTCATTGGGTGGATCATCTGGTGCTTCAACCACCGCGTTGTCGCCGCCATATCGCtccaaaaaaaggaaaactGAGCCCAGCAATCGAAAGATTGTCAACGCCAATCTGAGCAACGAAATGGATGCTCTGGAGATTCTGGCGAATGCTGCGACTGATGGGGACGATGAGGGGGAAGACaataaaagaaaacaaCTACATGATCCAAAAAAGGTTACGTGGAaggttggagaggaggataaaGCGCCTATGAGGGAGTTGAGCGAATTCCATTTGATAAAAGCTGGCATTTTAGACGAACATGGTCTTCATGCCATGGTGGACAACTTTTTCCGGTTCTATCACCCAGCACTT cccatcttccaaacaGCCCGTATCCCGAGGTGCAGGGAGCAATTACTCGATCTCGCTCACAATGATACTTTTCTTCTTACCTGTATTGTCGCTGTCGCATCTAGACATCCGTCTGATAGTCGATACAAAGATGTTCACGACAGAACATGGTCAGTGATCAGGGACGCCATGAGCGATTACTCTTTCAACGGTCTACCTGGATCAGTTGGTTTTGTAGAAGGAGTGCTCCTTCTTGCAGAACACCTTCCGAGAGAAAGGGGAACACCCCCAAGAGGGACAAGTGTCGATATGCTTGCCGGACCCGGGACCGAGTCGGCTGGAGTCCATGGCACAGACAATAGGAGAAGCTGGTCTTTGATCGGCTTAGCCATTCGGGCAGCGTATCTCCTAGGGT TGGACCAAATCTCGTTGGAGATTGATGAATCCAGTCGTACTCCTGATGCAGAGCGAGCTAGAAGTGTTTGGACCTGGTGCTATTTATATGACCGGACAATAG GTCTTCGAACAGGTCTCGCTTTCTGGTCTCGAGGTCCTGCTCTGTGTTTTGTGGGCTATTCCCACATATCACAGACGGGAGAGATAGCTGCCAGACTCAACTTCCCCCTGCAATTATCTCCTGGAGCAGAGCTGGATGGGACAGCTCATGACGATTCGGCATCGCTTATGCAATCCCTTGTGGAGCTCACTCAAGTGATGACCAACGCCCATGACATCCTGTATCCAAGTAAGCTTCGAACAGAGGTGCTGGTGAAACAGGGAGAGTATTTTTTGTTCTTGGACCATTTCAGGCGAG CCCTTGACAGCTATCGTACTATCTGGAAACCCAAACAATGGTCTAATCGTACTCTTGAAGAATTAAGCTGGATGACTTTCCATTATGTTAG ATTGTACATTTCTTCGTTCGGATATTCTGCACATATAAAGAGAGCTCAGTGGCGTGGAGAAAAGGACTTTTTCATTGGTCGAGATGGCTCTCGACAGGCAGTACAGTTATTTCCCCGGG GCTCCGCAACTTCTCCCGATGCTCTCTATATTTACGATTCCATTGCAGCTGCCAACGAGATTCTACACATCGCTCTGCGTCTTGCTCAGATGGGTAGCCTTCGctatcttccttcccgTTATCTCATCAACATATCTTATGCTGCTGTCTTTGCGTTAAAAAGCAGTTATTCTGGCGCTgtagaagaaaaggatatgCACAG AATTAGAGAGTTAGTCGACCATGTGTGTACGGGATTGGTGTTATCCTGTCCTGACAAGGACCATCCGGCCGTTCGATACGGACAGATGTTGAGAATGTTGTCTAAACGACTCGAAGAGCTCCATGATGCCAGT GCGGTTCCGTCCCGTTATCCCACTCCTGAGCCCATCGAAACGTCTACCAACTCCAATGCATCTCCACAAACAAGCCACGACCAGTCATCTGTTTTCCCTTGGCCAGCACCTGCCAACGCTTCGACTGAGAATAGTGCTCCTACTCCCGCTTTTCAACTTCCGCCTTTCCCTGACATGTCTTTCCTGACGAACAGCCAAGTCAATCCTGAGTATTTAGGCGGAAATAATGCCGCGAATTCAGAACAGGAAGCAATGTTTGATTGTGGGGACACCAATTTTGATTTCGATTTGAAGGGTTTCTGGGATGACTTTACGCTCGGCGAAGGAAGCGGTTTTCCGTTTAGGTGA